The following proteins are encoded in a genomic region of Fusarium keratoplasticum isolate Fu6.1 chromosome 9, whole genome shotgun sequence:
- a CDS encoding NmrA domain-containing protein, translating to MASFKASSILIFGATGSIGKYITNHIVNAKPSFPKISIFTSEDTVARKADFIGELKSKGVDIITGDVRNEQDVKNAYEGVDTVVSAVGRNVLETQIDLIRLAEESSSVKWFFPSEYGTDIEYGPQSASEKPHQLKLKVRKYIKENVKRLKYTYLVTGPYVDMYFTLSPKAVEAGGFDVANKKAILIDNGEGKIGFTTMPDVGKAAVAALRHPEASFNKALKVQSFVVTSKDILAEFEKQTGGEPWTTTSYTLQELKDAEQKAWSEGNPHAVSYTLRRIWSEGGTLYEKTDNESIELKDSELETLSDAVTRALTTGW from the exons ATGGCTTCATTCAAGGCTTCTAGCATCCTCATTTTTGGGGCTACTGGCTCCATTGGCAAGTATATTACCAACCACATTGTCAACGCCAAGCCTTCGTTTCCCAAGATCAGCATCTTTACTTCTGAGGATACGGTCGCCAGGAAGGCTGATTTCATTGGCGAGCTCAAGTCAAAGGGTGTCGATATTATCACGGGAGATGTGAGAAACGAGCAGGATGTCAAGAATGCTTACGAAGGCGTCGACACTGTCGTCAGCGCCGTGGGCCGAAACGTCCTCGAGACCCAAATCGACCTCATCCGACTTGCCGAGGAGTCATCCTCTGTAAAGTGGTTCTTCCCCTCCGAGTACGGCACAGATATTGAATACGGTCCCCAAAGCGCTTCTGAGAAGCCTCaccagctcaagctcaaggtccgCAAGTACATCAAGGAGAATGTGAAGCGTCTCAAGTACACGTATCTGGTCACTGGACCGTATGTCGACATGTACTTTACCTTGTCGCCaaaggctgtcgaggcggGAGGCTTTGATGttgccaacaagaaggccaTTCTTATCGACAATGGCGAGGGCAAGATTGGCTTCACCACAATGCCTGA CGTCGGAAAAGCTGCAGTGGCTGCCCTCCGCCACCCCGAGGCCTCTTTCAACAAAGCACTCAAAGTTCAATCATTTGTTGTCACTTCCAAGGACATCCtggccgagtttgagaagcaaACCGGCGGAGAGCCGTGGACTACCACAAGCTATACCCTGCAAGAGCTTAAGGATGCGGAGCAAAAGGCATGGAGCGAAGGAAATCCACATGCGGTCTCTTACACTCTTCGACGTATCTGGTCAGAGGGTGGAACGCTGTATGAAAAGACAGATAACGAGAGCATTGAGTTGAAGGATTCGGAGCTGGAGACACTTTCGGATGCTGTTACCCGAGCGCTTACAACTGGTTGGTAG
- a CDS encoding Peptidase-M43 domain-containing protein, translating to MELKGLLAALFAASSLSLGLAQHQCGSVRPAREAIKAARAMRAAQRAETSNDQPSTLSRRAEGLIISTYLHVVESEAQAGFVTDQMLADQMKVLNETFAPHRIQFVVKDVTHTVNDKWASVTRFREKDLALRQGNYDDLNIYFETGLMTEGSVTGICSWPVEDPVNTGINGTSWAVYDGCHVSPGTMPGGPGVPWISTEDNKGKTATHEVGHWFGLFHVFDGFSCTGDGDFIDDTPATLSATVGCPVGQDSCPDQPGLDPIHNYMDYSSHDCLHEFTPLQEERMYRTFETLRKGRKFDLA from the exons ATGGAACTCAAAGGGCTTCTGGCAGCTCTCTTTGCTGCATCCTCGCTTTCCTTGGGTCTTGCTCAACACCAATGCGGTTCCGTCAGACCAGCtcgtgaagccatcaaggccgcACGTGCTATGCGAGCTGCGCAGAGAGCCGAGACAAGTAATGATCAACCTTCAACTCTCTCAAGGCGGGCCGAGGGATTGATCATCTCGACTTACCTTCACGTAGTTGAGAGTGAAGCCCAAGCTGGCTTTGTCACGGACCAGATGCTCGCGGACCAA ATGAAAGTCTTGAACGAGACATTTGCGCCACACAGGATTCAGTTCGTCGTCAAGGATGTGACGCACACTGTCAATGACAAATGGGCGTCGGTTACTCGATTTAGAGAAAAGGACTTGGCTCTTCGTCAGGGAAATTATGACGATCTCAACATTTACTTTGAGACGGGTCTGATGACCGAAGGCTCTGTTACAGGTATCTGCAGCTGGCCTGTCGAAGACCCCGTCAACACAGGCATCAACGGCACGTCCTGGGCTGTGTACGACGGCTGCCATGTGAGCCCAGGCACGATGCCAGGAGGTCCAGGCGTTCCATGGATTTCGACAGAAgacaacaagggcaagactgCGACTCACGAAGTTGGACACTGGTTTGGTCTTTTTCATGTTTTCGACGGCTTCAGCTGCACGGGCGATGGTGATTTTATTGATGACACGCCTGCAACGTTGAGTGCCACGGTGGGCTGCCCTGTTGGACAAGATTCCTGCCCTGATCAGCCTGGTCTTGATCCGATTCACAACTACATGGACTATAGTAGCCATGATTG CTTGCACGAGTTCACCCCCCTGCAGGAAGAGCGCATGTATAGGACGTTTGAGACTCtgaggaagggaagaaagTTCGACCTTGCTTGA
- a CDS encoding Glyco-hydro-79C domain-containing protein, which produces MHRQVVQALLFSSLASHGLAAGNSYDLKLHLPNEKPAWAEKLSPHLAGFSIEMDRWPDWAGQRVGKPNEYFNQLLRNLGERTGHMPFLRVGANSEDRSTVDLGIEIMNSTFPEPTKKVPNPEADHNYIGRDFYALSGNLPAGTPFMWGINLKYLNKTETVAQARLLAETFQGERARLTKHVKLVNVEIGNEPDFYGTSRFNPNGTYGPEWDVFNYTTTWLEFARAISKEIDFGCGGSGKPTLSPGAFTTFVAPEWTPAGPLDAGLLDDAGLKCKISQFSEHSYSGVFNPDLVVRPGELMDKISVRANFTTRTSQRSAVRASGLKYLLAETNSYANHGQPGLSNTVESALWAADWMLLAASSGVERVHFHQGKGFRYNAIQPTNDSEDGLNITHPHILPSYHALLIVNEAIGKSGHSYVAEIPTSNITLTAYGIWEKQQLARVVVLNTQVYLGEGERPSINVNLAGLDTDTPATLKLLRSEKTTAHTGLTWAGQSFETLSGRPEGDVKDEKVTGGRFNLPASSIALLTFGKK; this is translated from the exons ATGCATCGTCAAGTGGTTCAGGCCCTCTTgttttcttctcttgccagccatggcttggctgctgGAAACTCATATGACTTGAAACTTCACCTACCCAACGAGAAGCCGGCTTGGGCAGAGAAGCTCTCCCCTCACCTCGCCGGCTTCAGCATTGAGATGGACCGTTGGCCCGACTGGGCCGGCCAGAGAGTTGGAAAGCCAAACGAGTACTTCAACCAACTTCTGCGCAACCTGGGCGAGAGAACAGGCCACATGCCATTTCTACGTGTGGGTGCCAACTCTGAAGACCGTTCAACCGTCGACCTGGGGATCGAGATCATGAACTCGACCTTCCCGGAGCCCACTAAGAAAGTCCCCAACCCAGAGGCGGACCACAACTACATCGGGCGTGACTTTTATGCCCTGTCAGGCAACCTGCCCGCTGGGACTCCCTTCATGTGGGGGATCAACCTCAAGTATCTCAACAAGACCGAAACGGTGGCTCAGGCTCGTCTGCTGGCTGAGACGTTTCAAGGCGAGCGTGCACGTCTCACAAAGCATGTGAAGCTTGTCAACGTCGAGATTGGCAATGAGCCTGATTTTTACGGCACATCTCGATTCAACCCCAATGGCACCTATGGCCCCGAATGGGACGTCTTCAACTACACCACCACTTGGCTAGAGTTCGCCAGAGCCATCAGCAAGGAGATTGACTTTGGCTGTGGAGGCTCTGGCAAGCCGACTCTGTCGCCTGGTGCCTTCACCACCTTCGTGGCCCCCGAATGGACTCCAGCCGGCCCGCTTGACGCTGGCTTGCTCGACGATGCTGGACTCAAGTGCAAGATCTCGCAGTTTTCGGAGCACTCATACTCTGGAGTGTTTAATCCCGATCTCGTCGTCCGACCTGGAGAGTTGATGGATAAAATTAGTGTCCGCGCCAATTTCACCACCAGAACCAGTCAGCGATCTGCTGTTCGGGCCTCAGGCTTAAAGTATCTGCTA GCTGAGACAAACTCGTATGCCAA CCATGGTCAGCCAGGGCTGAGCAATACGGTAGAGAGCGCCCTCTGGGCCGCCGACTGGATGCTTCTTGCAGCTTCATCAGGAGTCGAGCGAGTGCACTTTCACCAGGGCAAGGGCTTCCGTTACAACGCCATTCAACCGACCAACGACTCGGAGGACGGGCTGAACATCACCCACCCACACATTCTGCCCTCTTACCACGCGCTGCTGATCGTTAATGAGGCCATTGGGAAATCTGGACATTCTTACGTCGCCGAGATCCCGACGTCAAACATAACCCTTACCGCGTATGGCATCTGGGAGAAACAGCAGCTCGCTCGTGTTGTGGTGCTCAACACCCAGGTCTATCTTGGCGAGGGAGAGAGGCCGAGCATCAACGTGAACCTCGCCGGTCTTGACACAGATACTCCCGCCACGCTGAAGCTCCTGCGGTCGGAGAAGACGACAGCTCATACAGGACT TACGTGGGCTGGGCAGAGCTTCGAGACCCTCTCTGGTAGGCCGGAAGGGGATGTGAAGGATGAAAAGGTCACTGGCGGGCGATTTAATCTCCCAGCATCTTCCATCGCACTGCTTACCTTTGGAAAGAAGTAG